A window from Dromaius novaehollandiae isolate bDroNov1 chromosome 1, bDroNov1.hap1, whole genome shotgun sequence encodes these proteins:
- the APOLD1 gene encoding apolipoprotein L domain-containing protein 1 has translation MERNSAAFPQTRDPTRHFHTVLLDQRQRLHGQIAHLHEVAQKINKLRKRSLIANISGSSLTAAGAVTAIVGLSLSPATLGVSLLASAVGLGLATAGGAVSITTDLSLVLCNSREVRKVQEIAMTCRKQMREILGCLEFLRRGQGPGDPTLLQSEKRASISLYNSVCFMVFYGSHSFLVPEYTKEVTKVSQAVLKAKIQKLAANLETCTKAMDELCELLESRTELSSHRENLSLGPKDTAETPGPSS, from the coding sequence ATGGAGAGAAACAGCGCTGCCTTTCCCCAAACACGAGACCCCACACGCCACTTCCACACAGTGCTGCTGGATCAGAGACAGAGGCTTCATGGCCAAATTGCACATCTTCATGAAGTGGCTCAGAAAATCAACAAGCTCCGCAAAAGGTCTCTAATTGCCAACATCAGTGGGAGCTCCTTAACAGCTGCAGGAGCAGTCACAGCCATTGTGGGACTGTCCCTGAGCCCAGCCACACTGGGAGTCTCTCTCCTGGCATCAGCTGTGGGTCTGGGTCTAGCCACTGCCGGGGGGGCTGTCAGCATcaccactgatctctccttagtgCTCTGCAACTCCCGGGAGGTGAGGAAGGTGCAGGAAATTGCAATGACTTGTCGGAAACAGATGAGGGAAATCCTCGGCTGCCTGGAATTCCTCCGCCGGGGGCAGGGCCCAGGGGACCCCACGCTGCTCCAGTCAGAGAAGAGGGCCTCCATCTCACTGTACAACTCCGTCTGCTTCATGGTGTTTTATGGCTCCCACAGCTTCCTTGTGCCAGAATACACAAAGGAAGTCACAAAAGTGAGCCAGGCTGTGCTGAAGGCCAAAATCCAGAAGCTGGCTGCTAACCTCGAGACCTGCACTAAGGCAATGGATGAACTCTGTGAACTCCTTGAGTCCAGGACAGAGCTTTCCTCacacagagaaaatctcagtttgGGCCCTAAAGACACTGCTGAGACCCCAGGACCATCCAGCTGA
- the DDX47 gene encoding probable ATP-dependent RNA helicase DDX47: MAAGEVQGQLVEPELVAEEEQQQRSFKDLGVTDVLCEACDQLGWKAPTKIQVEAIPVALQGRDIIGLAETGSGKTGAFALPILQALLETPQRLFALVLTPTRELAFQISEQFEALGSSIGVHSAVIVGGIDTMSQSLALAKKPHIIIATPGRLVDHLENTKGFNLRALKYLVMDEADRILNMDFETEVDKLLKVIPRDRKTFLFSATMTKKVQKLQRAALKDPVKCAVSSKYQTVEKLQQYYIFIPSRFKDSYLVYILNELAGNSFMIFCSTCNNTQRTALLLRNLGFTAIPLHGQMSQNKRLGSLNKFKAKARSILLATDVASRGLDIPHVDVVINFDIPTHSKDYIHRVGRTARAGRSGKSITFVTQYDVELFQRIEHLIGKKLPAFPMQEEEVMMLTERVAEAQRFARMELREQGEKKRSRDGDDDDTEEAIGIRNRVAGGKKKKRKAF, from the exons ATGGCGGCCGGAGAGGTGCAAGGGCAGCTTGTGGAGCCGGAGCTGGTGgcggaggaggagcagcagcagcggagcTTTAAGGATTTG GGAGTGACGGATGTCCTGTGTGAAGCCTGTGACCAGTTAGGGTGGAAGGCACCAACAAAGATCCAAGTTGAGGCTATTCCAGTGGCTCTCCAAG GCAGAGATATCATTGGACTGGCAGAAACAGGTTCTGGAAAAACAGGAGCTTTTGCTTTGCCAATTCTTCAAGCACTGCTGGAAACACCTCAGCGATTGTTTGCTCTTGTCCTCACACCAACGAGGGAGTTGGCCTTCCAAATTTCAGAGCAGTTTGAAGCTCTTGGATCTTCCATTGGCGTCCACAGTG CGGTTATTGTGGGTGGAATTGACACGATGTCTCAATCCCTGGCCTTAGCCAAGAAACCACATATTATAATTG CAACCCCTGGCCGTCTAGTTGATCATCTGGAGAACACAAAGGGCTTCAATTTACGAGCTCTGAAGTACCTAGTGATGGACGAGGCTGACCGGATCCTCAATATGGATTTTGAGACAGAG gtAGATAAGTTATTGAAAGTGATTCCTCGAGACAGGAAGACATTCCTGTTTTCTGCCACCATGACCAAGAAG GTACAAAAACTCCAGCGTGCTGCTCTTAAGGATCCTGTTAAATGTGCTGTTTCTTCCAAATATCAAACAGTTGAAAAGCTACAGCAGTACTATATTTTCATCCCCTCTAGATTCAAG gACAGCTACCTGGTTTATATCCTGAATGAACTGGCTGGAAACTCCTTCATGATATTTTGCAGTACATGTAATAATACTCAGAGGACTGCTCTACTGCTCCGCAACCTGGGGTTCACTGCCATCCCTCTTCATGGGCAGATGAGTCAG AATAAACGCTTGGGCTCCCTAAATAAGTTCAAGGCAAAGGCACGATCTATTCTGCTGGCTACTGATGTTGCAAGCAGAGGTCTGGACATCCCACATGTAGATGTGGTGATAAACTTTGATATTCCTACCCACTCTAAG GATTACATTCATCGTGTGGGGAGAACAGCTCGAGCTGGGAGATCTGGCAAATCTATCACCTTTGTCACACA gTACGATGTAGAGCTGTTCCAGCGCATTGAACACCTGATTGGCAAGAAGCTGCCAGCATTCCCCATGCAAGAGGAGGAGGTCATGATGTTGACGGAGCGTGTGGCTGAGGCCCAGAGATTTGCTCGAATG GAGCTgcgggagcagggagagaagaagCGATCTCGGGATGGTGATGATGATGACACAGAAGAAGCTATTGGTATCAGGAATAGAGTGGCAggtgggaaaaagaagaaaaggaaagccttCTAG